In one Vicia villosa cultivar HV-30 ecotype Madison, WI unplaced genomic scaffold, Vvil1.0 ctg.000589F_1_1, whole genome shotgun sequence genomic region, the following are encoded:
- the LOC131629676 gene encoding CO(2)-response secreted protease-like produces the protein MSHKLMLIVIILMYDSCLAIVILQGRAINFSPLSKSAKYPLITEEAAKATTADLADARQCHVNSLDKDKVKGKIVLCNGITDHLSTRKKIDAVKEVGGLGLIHITDSEGAVANNYMDFLATVVRPVNASALLQYVNSMSNPVATILPTVTVMDYKPAPMVAIFSSRGPSALSKNIIKVNTYINMD, from the exons ATGAGCCATAAATTGATGCTAATTGTTATTATCTTGATGTATGACTCATGTTTAGCAATTGTTATTCTTCAGGGTCGAGCTATAAATTTCTCTCCTCTTTCAAAATCTGCCAAATATCCTTTGATAACTGAAGAAGCTGCGAAGGCAACCACCGCAGACTTAGCAGATGCAAG GCAGTGTCACGTTAATTCATTAGATAAAGATAAAGTCAAGGGAAAGATTGTTCTCTGCAATGGTATAACTGATCATCTTTCAACCCGTAAAAAAATTGATGCAGTAAAAGAGGTGGGTGGATTAGGTCTTATTCATATTACCGACAGCGAAGGAGCAGTGGCAAATAACTATATGGACTTTCTAGCAACAGTGGTAAGACCAGTAAATGCTTCCGCATTACTCCAATATGTCAATTCAATGAG CAATCCAGTGGCAACAATTCTACCAACAGTTACAGTCATGGATTATAAGCCCGCACCTATGGTGGCAATTTTTTCAAGTAGAGGACCTTCGGCACTTTCAAAGAATATTATTAAGGTAAATACTTATATCAATATGGATTGA